Sequence from the Neptunomonas japonica JAMM 1380 genome:
CACTATCAAGTAGATGAAGCGTTAAGCAAAGGCCAGCTAATCCGTCTGCTCCCTGAGTATGAAAAAACATCTATTCCTATACAGTTTGTTTACCCGCATAACCGCTTGCTCTCGATCAGAGTGAGAGCTTTTTTAGACTGGGCGGCGCCCCAATTAAGAGAGGTTTTAGGCAGGTAACGTTATACGTGTCTTTTAATAACGCAGGTATCCACATAAATACGTACCTTATGGTGATATATAAAAAACAGCCAGAGGTGCTTATTTCTCGCTATTAGCGTAAACCTCTCGATTTATACCGACTAACCCCTTAGATTGTCTGCTTCTTTAAATTACTTATATGCCAACAAAGCGGATGAATTTTTAACATGAGTGCTCAACACAAGCCAATGCTACTGGCGATGATACTACTGGGGATGAGCTTAATTCCCGTAGGTGACTCAGCCGGCAAACTGCTCACAGAAATGGATGTTTCTCCGGTGTTTGTTGCTTGGAGCCGGCTGCTAGTAGGCTTTTTGTTTATTCTTCCCTTTAGTGGCTTAGTGCGCAGCGAGATAAAGCAGCTCTATAACTGGCGTATGCTGCTACGTGCAGGACTCTTTACCAGCGCCATATTTTGTATGATATCCGCACTTAAAACGGAGCCTATCGCCAACGTCTTTGGTATCTTTTTTATCGGGCCCATTGTTGCCTATTTTTTAGCCGCCGCTGTACTTAAAGAACGGATAACATTATTGCGCTCGGTGCTACTGTTTATTGGCTTTGCTGGTGTGCTACTCGTTGTAAAACCCGGTGTTGGTATAACCTCAGGTATGCTGTTCGCCCTCGTGGCGGGTGTTTGTTATGGCTGCATGTTGGTAGCTAACCGCTGGCTTGCCGGCTTCTTTAGGCCACGTTTAATCTTACTATCAACGCTACTGGCCGGAAGTATCGCACTAACACCCGCCGGTATTGAGTCTATCCCGCAAACAATCGATAGCCGTATTATTTGGTTAGTGCTGGTCTCTTCTATTGCCTCTGCGTTGGGTAACCTCATTATTATTGAAGCTAACCGCCGCTTAGATGCCAACATTGTAGCGCCGTTCGTATATTCCCAGCTGGTCGCCGCCGCTATTTTAGGCGTCTTCCTATTTAATGAATGGCCAGATGCATACAGCCTCATAGGCTTGGCAATCATTTTCACATCTGGCATCTTGTCGTTTGTGCTTTCAAATAGAAAAACAAAAATAGCACTGAAATAAACAGCACTAAAAAGGAATGCTTATGAAAAGGCGACAACTGGATTTTTACTTCGACTACCTGTCTCCGTATGCCTATTTTAGCTGGCGCTGGGTACAACCGCTGTGTGAAAAATATGGACTCACGCTAAATGCGCACCCCGTTGTATTTGGAAAGCTACTAGATCACTGGGGGCAACTAGGGCCTGCAGAAGTACCGCCTAAAAAAACAGCACTTTATAAATACTGTTATCGCTACGCACAGCTCAATGGTTTTGATTTTGATCCACCCCGCAACCACCCATACAATCCATTACCGGCATTACGCTTATCACTGCCCAGCGTTGCAGGAGATGCCCAGCACCCGATTATTAGCGCTATCTTTGAAGCAGGATGGTCCCGCGGAATCGACCTTGCCTCTGAAGAAGACCTTGCCAAGGTACTAGACTCACTCGGTTTAAACAGCACAAAAATGCTCAGAGCCGTTAAAACTGACGATGTAAAAAACCAACTCCAGCAAGAAACTACACAAGCTATTGCGCAAGGTGTTTTTGGTGTACCCACCTTCATTGTGGACGACGAGCTTTTCTGGGGAAATGATCAACAAGAGCACTTAGAAATCTACCTACAAGGCAATGATCCCCTCAACCCTGCAAAGGTTGACGAGATGCTCGCTCGACATCGAGGCATTGATCGCAAAACGTTTGTGCAACGCTGTAAACCTTCAAAAAATTAGCTGTGGTGCTAATCTTTATTTCTAGTAGATCAGACTAGCACTTGGATATATCCGTACCAGATTAAATCTGACAGCTATCGACCCATAGCAGACATCGTCTTACATGATACTAACTAGGTGTAAAAGGCTACTTTAAAGTACTGCCGAAGCTATTTTTTTCTTGTCTTTTTTTATCCATTGAACCAATATTGGCTTGATTAGATAATTTACAGCTTCAAAGATGCTTTCTTCTTCATTGTTTTCACAATAGGTATTTAAATCTGAGGACAAGCGGCCTTCATTAAAGTACATTAAGAAATCATTACTTTTAGTTACTATATGCCCAAAAGAGGTCGCATAACCAGCAGCCCAAGATGCATATAAGTATCTATTATCGCTGTCTAAGCTTGACAGGTACTGACGACATTTATGACTTCCAACTCCAATCACAGCCATCCCTGCTTCATCTTCATAGCTAAGGCTTTCACTTGAAAATCCAAATATTGGAATAATAAATAGGGCAGTGAAAACAAAACTCTTAATGCGCATTTTTCCTTCCCTTGAGAATGCTACTTACTACATCATACAACTGTAAAAAACAGCCTAATTAAACCTTAAGCCGCGCTCTAAATACAAGTATTTACTACGTCCACTTCTGGCACTTAGTTGACTACCAGGCCTAGCTAAACTCTTCTAGACGAGACTGTCAGCTCAAGCTTCTGCTCACTAGATTCGTTTGCCTCTGTAGACATTGCTTTAAGCAGCTCCTGCCTACTCTATAATATAAGCGTTGAACATAGTCATCATCCCTCCTTGGATAACTATGACTAACTGCAATCTAGACTGAGCTTTCTTAAAGCTTTATCACTTAAGAATATTGATGCTCACGACAAATCAGCTGGACATCATTTGGCGTAAGCAGTTCTTGAGTTAGGCCGCACAAGTACTCACCAGACGCTTGATTAGTATTATGGACACAGCTGGCGCATTGGCCGAAAGGTTTAAAATCATTAGCGTTCTGTAGCTGATACAGCAAGGTCTGTAAGGATGAGTTGATCATGGCAACCTCATCAGTACTCATAAGATCACTGGCTGTTTTCAAGATAGGAGAAGGCAACATCTGTTGTGTTATCGCTCTCCCCACTTCAGTTATTTTCAGGTGCGTTACACGTTTATCTTTTTCATCTGTGAGCTTTTCTATCAATGCTTTTTTCTCAAGCACTTTAAGTGTTTGCGATACCGTACCTTTGGTTTGCCCCAAGAATTCAGTCACTGCCATCGGCGTATCTGAATAGCGGTTACAGTTGGCGATATATTGTAATGCTTCAAACTGTACGGGCTGCAAACCGTGCTCTAGGAGCATTCCCCTGCTTTCACTTCGCAGTAAACTCGCCAACCTTTCCAGTAATTGTTGATTAATCAATTTATTCATAAGCAAATAGTATCGAATCAATACATTATTGACAAGCAAAGAAAACCACCGCATTATAATATTGTTTCGAGTCAATACCAAAAAGGATATTAATCATGAAGGTTCAGCATTTACTCACCCACCCCGTACTAACAACAGCTACATTGGCAACAGCTCTACTCACTAGCTCAGCAAGCTTTGCCGAGGGTTCACACACCAGTGGCATACATTCAAAGCTAAGCACATCTCAAAATATTGAGCCTACCTTTGACATTGTTCACACCAAAGTGACTACAAAAAATAGTATCGCCACCTTTCATATGTCAGTCGCTTCACAAGCAGGTACCAGTAAACCCAGTGCGAGTGGGAAGTTAGCGGGGAGCTCGGTTTACTCATACGTATGGCCCACCAGCCTTGATAGCGCTAGCGTAGGGTTTGAAAGTAACGCAGGTATTTTGGCGCTGGCGGTAACCGCACACCCTGATTTTGACGATACGCCACTCTATGATGAAAACGCAGACAATAATCCAGGTAATGATGGCAATATTTGGCACAGCCACTGGGTGGTTCTGCAACCCAATGAGCAGTGTGGTAAAGGAGCACTCGGCGTTGTTGATATCCCCGAAGGCACTACACCAAAATTACCTAAAACCTGGCCAGGACTGCCTATCCTATTAGATAGCCCCGGTTGGGATCCTGTATTTAATGGTGATATTGTAGAAGTTAACGTCGCCTTTGATGACATTACGGTCTTTGATAAGACCTCATTTGATGGCGTCACTGCAGGCTTACGTGTTAACCAAAGTGTGCACGCTCCCCTGTTATGTGTAGTTAATGTCATCGATATTGCCTCAGGCGATTTAAGTCTTCCAGGCAAAACAAACCAATAAACAGCAACCCTAGCGACAAGGATGTTTCTTTCTTCGAGGCAATAAAAAAAGGAGAAACAGCATGCAAAATGTTATTACCTACGGGCAAGCACCTGAGTTAGAAATCCTGACCTGGCTTAACACAGAAACGCCACTCTGCTTATCCAACTTAAGAGGAAAAGTTGTCGTCATTCATGCTTTTCAAATGCTATGCCCGGCGTGTGTCGTGCATGGCATTCCGCAAGCTAGCGCTATACACGAGCTTTATTCACATGATGATGTGCAACTCATTGGCTTACATACTGTTTTTGAACACCATGACATAATGACGGTAGAAGCACTCGAGGTTTTTGCATCTGAGTATCAGCTCACATTTCCCATAGCGGTAGATGCCCCGTCAAACACAGGGGCTATTCCAAAAACGATGGCCGCTTATTATATGCAAGGCACGCCTACGCTTATTGTCATCGATCAACAGGGGCAAATAAGACTCAACCACTTTGGCCGTTTAAGCGATATGCAGGTAGGAAACTTTATTGGCCAGATCATCTGTGAAGAGTAAATATTATGTATATTTAAATAGTTTTTCCTATTTCAGTTTGGTTTCAGTTACGGGTTTTAAAGTAGCACCATCACAGCGAAACACGCTGAACCAACTAAAGGAAATAACATTATGAAAACTCTACTTACGGCTACTCTTCTTTCTTCTGCTCTTTTCGCTTCGCAGGCATTTGCTGCTGGCCTAAGTGATTTTTCTGAACACTCGGTTGAAGCTAACCTAGCCGCTGGTCATGTTGCTTCAGCACAAGGTTTTGCATCCATTGATAGCCCTCTGTCTAATTTAGGCGCATCAACAGAAGCACAGCTAGATAACGATAGCCAGGACATTGCCAGCACTTATGGCAACACCCTTGTATTTGCAGCCTTAACTGCGCCGGCTGGATCAACAGAAGCACAGCTTTAATGACTCTGAGGGAGGCTAAGCCTTCCTCATTAAGCTCTAACCAATATTGTTAGGAATAGTTATAGGTTCAGATTTACAGGTTCAAAACTCAGGTCCAACACTTTTTATACTCTCGTCATCTACAGACTTTTAGCCGCTAACTCTCTTATGGTTTAGCGGCTTTTTTTGTTGTGAACTAAACGGCCCCTAGAGTTAATAAGATAAACGGCGTTTGTGTTACTGGCCTCCCACAAGAATAAGTTTCCCTGTCTTGGGATCACGGTAAACCTGCCCTAGTGACTCCATACCATTTGCCTTTCCGTTAATCATCTCCTCAATCGCATCGGGCGCCTCAACCAGTTCACGCCCTTCAGTGACTTCCGTTTTACCGTCTAGCTTAAAATGCTGGCGCATCTCTTTGCTTTGCGAGACCAGTGCCAGCATCAGCCCAAGAGCAAACACCAACATAACATCCATAATATTAGCGAAACCTGTTAGCGGGTCATTATCACCTTCACTAAAGCGACCACTTTGCCAAGGTAACGGCTTTTTGTTCTCAGGCTGCTTCATGATGACTGCTCTGAGTTAGTTGAGCCCAAGTATGCTCATACCAGCGCCGTCGAATCCGGCTAATGCAATAAGCGAACAGCCCTACTAATAGCCCCACCACTGTCGTATCAAAAGCAACGGTCAGTGCCGTTGCTAGGATATCGATATCTCCTGCACTTAGTGCTGTGAGGCCCGGCCCCAAAGGAATCAATGTTCCCATCAAACCGAGGATAGGGCCACCACGAGCCAATAGGTCAGTGCGCTCAAGCCGACGATTAGCATAATGGCCAAAACGCTGATCACAGCCTTTAGCGTAAAGAGACAAGGTGATAAAGCGCTCCGCTATCATTAGCCCCAACTCCCATAACGTCATCATAACGGCCAACGCTAAAGCGGCGAGTACTGGATATAACAATAGATCAACAAACTGATGCAAAGCACCAAGAACAATACCGTGAACCATATAACTAAGCTCCTTTTACGTGATGTTTAGCATGACGAATACCGCGATAAAAACCTGCGCTGATAATCGTTAATAACAACGCTAGCGCCAGCCATTGCCAATAAGACTCGTCTGCAACCGACTGCTGCTCAGCCTCTTTTGTTGTAGCCGCTTTTTGACCACTATCCGGCTTACCTTGTGGCTCGGAAGATTTGCTTTGCTGTTTTGATGTCTGAACAGACTGTTCTTGCAGCGGCTGTATCTCTGTCAGGCGATAGATCTCCACTGCTTTTTTAGCTTGCTCTTCAGGCTCACCCTTGGCAACCTTGATCGTCTGCTCCAAAGCTTGCCAAGCTTCAGCACTTAGGTGTTGCTCTAACCAAGGGAGCATTGGGTGATCCGGGTCAGTATGGCCACTTCCAGGCAAGCCATTCTTGGTCACTAACTCAGCAAACTTAGCCGCTAGCTCAGCGATCGTTTGCTTATCTGCCTGCCAAAACTCTTTATGCACAGCCACCAACATCACGGCCAGCATATTGCTTTTCACATGCACGTTATGGCCCTTCTCCAGAAACTCATCGAGTTGCAAATCGTAGCGGTCATCCATATAAACAGCTTTAACCTCTTCCCATGCCCAGTCACCAACTAAGCTTGGATTAGTCACCTGCCAGCCCCACAGATATTCAAGAAACTCACTCCCCATCGTGCGAGCGCCTGCATAATCGTGTTGCATCAGGCCTTGCAGCCACTCTGGGTTAAGAAAACGGCCTCTCAATTCTTGTCGCAACGCCACGCTTAAAGGTTGAGTACGGATCTGTTCTGGGTTGGAGTGATCCAATACAAAATTATTGGGCGTTTGGCCGGTAAGGGTCTCAATTGATAAGCTCAACCCACCAAAGTAATCGAAGGCATCATTATTATCAATGAGCCCATAGAGGTTACTGGAACGACCAAAATAGGTATTTTCTACATCAGATAATGCCGTTCGAAATGCTTGTGCTGCGGGCTTACCAAAGCCCTCGGCACCATAGCTATGTCCAAGGCGTCGCAAATATACATCCGCTAATTCAGAACGCTGCTCCCACGCCCCCGAACGCTCAACAAGGCGATTAATACCGGCGCCATAGCTGCCGGGAGCATCACCAAACACACGAAAACTGGCTATAACACCGGCCTGCTCAGCAGATCTCCCTTGCAGAAGTAAGGCTTGCGCCTGCTTAACCCAGTGCTTAGCTACTTGGTTTTGTTGTAAACTTTCATTACCGCCAACGGCGAGTTTCCCCAATGGGGATAATGCCTGCTGCAGAGCCAATGTGAGCGCTGGGTAGTCTTTAATAATCGTATCTGCACTGGTATCCAGCGCCATCAGGGTGGCACGATTCAGCAACATCATTTGCTGGCCATAAAGGTCACGAAACAAGCCCGACGTAGTGAAGACGGTATCGCGCCTAACACGCCCATTATCAAGTACTTGAGGCTTCAGCCCTTTTACCAAGCCACGGCTGTTCCACACCGGCTCAATACCCAGCATATCCAGCCCAAAAGCGATCATCACTCCCTCATCTCGTACTACATCAGATGCCCACAGTACCAATGCTTCACTTTTATCTGGATTTTGCTGATTACTTTGCAGGTTACGGCTACGTGCATCTTCGGCCATCTGTTTTCCTAGCTGCCAGGCAACTCGACTAGGAATAAGACTGCTATCCAGCGCATAGAAATTTCGCCCGGTTGGTAAACTGTTCGGGCTTCTAATCGGATCATTACCCTGCCCTGGTGTAATAAACCCTCCACTTAGGCCATTGAGTAGCGACTGCGTCTCTGCCGCAGGTGATAGCTGTAGTTTTTTCTGCCACTCCAGTTTCTGCTCTTCATCGTTGGACGCCATCGAGCTCAACATCATATCAACGGCTTGGTCAGTCCAGTCTTTGCCGTAGATATGTAACCCTAGTGGCATGAACTTTTCTTGCAAGCTAGTCAGGTAGTGGCCTACCTCATGCACTAACATATCGTCGTCTACTTCATCGAAACTGATTCCCATAATCGACAACTCGGCAGACATTGACTCGGCCAACTCATCTTTAAGTTCTAACTGCTCCACCTTGTCACGAATTTGCTGCACCAGCCGGTTGGAAATCGCTTGATTACCACTGCCGTGGCTGGTTTCAAAACTCTCGATAAGTTGGCGCAATTGCAGTAACTCATCATACAAGGGCGTGCTCTTAAGTGGTGGTGTTAGATGATCGACCATCACCGCCAACCCGCGCCGTTTCGCTTGAATACCTTCACCTACACCATCGACAATATAAGGATAAATACCGGGAATATCAGCGGCAACAATACGCGAATAATCATCTTCTGCGACCCCAACCGAGCGACGCGGCAAGAACTCATACGTGGAGTGGCGGCCCAGATGTACCAATGCATCCGCTTTAAAGCTGTCACGTAGATACTGATAAAAAGCCAAATACTGATGAGGCGGTGGAAATGCCAAATTAGCGTGCAGTAACTCTTCGTTAATCTCCCAACCACGCGGTGGTTGCGGCCCAATAAAAATTTTGCCAAACGTCAGGCCCGGTAACAGCAGCTGGTTTTGATAAGTCATTACATTGCCCGGTGCTTTACCCCAGCCACCCAGGCCTTCAATACCTGTTTGTTGCAAGGCTTTAATGATAGATAGCGCATCATCCATACAGAGTTTGTTATCACTGGAATTATTCGAACTATTGAGCGCTTTGGCAGGACTAAGGCTTTGCTGATAACAGGACTTTAATTGCCCCAGTAAGATTAATGCGCGTTGACGCGCCTTATGATCAACGCCCTCCAGCAGGTGATACATCTCTTCCATGGTATGTTGCAATGCGTTTTCAGCAAGTTCGGGCTTGCCCGCTTTTATTGCGGCTTCAAGCTGCTCGTGCAGTAAGCCAAAGGGACCAAACTCCATCTCTCGCTGCACGCTCGCGGGAAGTTGCTTAAACCACTGCTGATAATCTTTTGCCATCACTTTAGTGATTTTCTGGCTCATCGTTTTGAGTGCATGAACATCCCGAGGAAGATTAACTCCGCGCTCCTGCATCATATCCAGCAATATTTTCTGGGATGCCGGTAACTCGCCTGTGTCGTATCCATCAGCCTTAAGTTGCTGCAGAATCTGCCAGAGCGACGCGGGAACATCGAGGTTATCCGCACCAATATTGTGGCGTCCAGGAGGATGGTTGTAATAAATAATAGCGATACGCTTATCGTTGTTAGCCTTAGTTTGCAAGGCTTGCCAACGCTTGGCACGCGCTAATAGAGTATCAATACCCTCTGCCAATGGAGCAATTGCCTGCACTCGGATACCGGAGATTGGATCATCGATGTTATCTCCAGCGGTTGCGATAACCAAAGGTTGGCTGGCCCCCTGTAATTCGGGCATTGCTACCTGATAGTAAACCTTCTCTTGCGCGAGTCCATCCGAAGATAAGTGGCGCTCCAGCGCGGTACGGTCTCGCAGTTTAATGGCTTTAATCACCGGCACATTTAGCTGCTTAAGAACCTCAGTAACGGCTCCGCGCCCCTCACCTCCACCAATAACAAAGTCTTGTAGCATAACAATAGCGCTTAGCTGCTTACTGTAAGGCTTTAGCTGCTCTACAGCATCAACACCGGCCTCTCCCCAGTAAGCTAGAGCAGTCAAACAGTCGCTACCGTTTCGCTCTCGTGCCTGCTCACACAAACCGCGCAACATCGCGGCATCAGCAGGACGCCCGCCCCCCGCATGGTCAATAACCACCAGCAGTGGTTTAACGCTTACAGCAGGCATTTCAGTACTGAGTTGCCCTTTATATAACCACCTTAACCGAGGAACGGGAGAGGGAGTTTCAATGTGAGTCGCGGCGCCCAGACGGTGATAAACCCAGCTAAAAAGTAGGCTAGTGTTTTCACTACCCCCTGCCTGCCAGTAACTACGTGCTCTAATCCACTGGGCTTGATTTGGGTACTGCTGTAACTGCTGATTCAACCAACCATCAAAGTCATTATCAGGATGGGCTTTGCTTATCTCACGTAACTGTTGGTCATTATCAAACACAGATCTGTGTTCGAGTTGGCTAAGCTTTACTAGACGGTGATCACTATTGAGCACGAGTAATGGTTTTTGTACCTGGCGTAATAGTGGCTGTAATTCAGCGACACTGGGACCATAGAGGCCCATCGCTAATATGGCGAGGCTGTTGTTAATCAAATCGGCGGTTTGCTGTTCAGGCAACTGGCGCAATTGAGCATCTGTACGCGCTTTGATAACCAGTTGAGGATAACGCTGGATAAACTGGCGAGCGGCCTCCGCAACCGTCTCGGCATTGCGCTGGGAAACCAACACCAGTAAATAGTCTTGTTTGTTTTGCGTAGGCTCAGCAGCCCAAACAACGTGAGTTGTTGTCTGCATGAGAAGTAGAAGCGTCAGTATTAACAAACGCATAAATGTTAATCTCCAGGTGATGGCGTAAAAGGAGACGAACGTATGCCACTGATAATACTTATCAGAACATGTCATACCGCGTTTTCCCGCCCGGTGCATAGTTTAAGATTACTGATTCATGTATCTGGCTTTTGCATTAGCAAAGAACTAAGCAATTACAGTTGCGGGAACAGCCCCGGATTCACACCGGGTTCCATGAGAGCGTCGATTGAATCAACAGCTCAGTAACGCGGGTGTTTGTACAGGTCATGTAAAATTAAGTCAATTAGGGCAATCCTGATGAATGCCCGGTCAGAGTTCAAACAAGGGAGGTGATCGGCGCCCCAAAGAGCGCTGAGGGGATATTCTGGTAGGCTTCTTTTCTATGAAGTGTATAGATTCTGCCTCTTATCACTCAAATACTGGCTTAAAGAAACTACGCTCAAAGCTCAAAATGCATCGAGTACTTTTCGCATAATCAAAAGCGGCAAGACATTCAGGGTCATTGAACGAATCAATACGATATTGCTCATATTCGGCCAAGCTTGGAAACGTAAATAATGCCAGCGCTATATTGTTTGCCCCCTCTGACGGCAGAAAATATCCATTGTGAACGCCGCCAAACTTATTAACCAAAGGGATCCACATTTTTGCGTATTTTTCGAACTCAACAAGCTTGTACGGGTCAACCACATAGCGTAAATAACAGGTTACCATTTAAATCTCCTTATTTAGGTATTAAGCACTTCACTATCAGTGGTTTCTATTTTCGTTTTAACCGATTAACCAGCGATAGCCCCATAAAAAAGTCATACCGCCCAAAATAGGCCAAAGCAAACTTTTAAAATAGCTAGCCAAAACAACAGCCACACAGCCCGCAAGAATTTGCGCCAACTCCACTTGTAAGCCATCAACTTGTTTACTAAAAACAATCGGAGGAATACATAAAGCGGCTAAAATCGCTGGAGGTAACAATAAGAGTACCGGCTGACAGCGGGCAAGTAGTGGCCCTAGCTTGCCATGTAGCTGAATAAAAGAAAGGCGTATTAAGAAGGTAGCTAGGCCACATATAAAAAACAGTCCCCACAAACTCCACTCATTCATGTGGGCGCCCCATCACTGAATTAAAAGAACGACCAGCGATACGCGGTAATATCAATCCCGCAACAACCCCAGCAACAATCGCCAAAATAAAGCCTAAGTTATAAGGAAGTCCCTGTAAAAATATAGCGGCTAGCCCTGAAACCACAGCAACAATTAACAACAAACGATTAGTAATCGTCGACATTAGCATCGCCAAAAACGCCAACGGAATAGTAAAACCAAGCATCCATTGCGGCGGGATACTGGCTCCCACTGCAATACCGAGTATTACCGACAACACCCAACTAACCCACAATGCCACCGCAGTGCCTAAGTAATAACTAATACGTTCTGCATCCGTACGTTGTTGCTGATCAGGTGTGATACACAAGCCATAGGCCTGATCGCATAAGAGATACGCAAAGGGTAACCGGAAGCGTTTCTTTAGCGGATAAAATAGCGGCGCAAATGTCGCACTATAAATGGCAAAACGTAAATTAATCACGACTGTGGTTAAGACAATGACCACAAATGCTGCATTTTCTTGAATAAGCTGCATCGCGGCTAACTGTGCTGATCCAGCAAAAAACAACACTGTCATTCCCATGATTAACTCGGGGCTCATATCCAAAGCCACACCGTTAGCACCCACAATTAAACCAAACGGCAACACGCCTGACACCAACGGCATCAGATCTCTTACCCCTTGCCAAAATTGTGATCGACAATCCCGCACCTGCATAACTAACTATTACCCTTTAAAAAGTTAAACAACATTGGGGAAGATTACGCTGACTCACTAGCGCACTCAATAACTTAACAGCGCCTTAGATTATTTTTCTAGGCAAAACACTTTTGCGTAAAAGAGTCAGATATGATGAGCCTAACTCCAAAAGCAAAAGCCTTGCATGATGATATTGCCGCCATCCAAAAAGAAGTTGCTCATCTCTAACACGGTACTCGAACTTTCAAGCACAATTGCACCGCCCTAATACCCACTGTAAAGTACACCAAAAATAAGTAGGAGGTTGTTTTGCCTCTTAATAACAACCCAACTTAGTTAGGTAGTCACAGAATGATTGATAAAGAAGCTGCTGCAAACTTGTTTAAAATGGCCGATGAATTTATTGATGTAGCCAACCGCCTAGTGACATCAGACAATAAGGACTTGGAAGATGTAGGGGCTGCATTACGCTATGCAGCAGCACGTTTTAGTGCTCATGAAACTGCGTATAAATCGAAGGATTTAGCGGCAGAACGCAATGATGCTTTATCATGGTTCACAAATCAGTACTCTGAAATGCTGGAAGAAAATTTAGACCAGCATATCGAACATTTTAAGTCACTTAAAAATAAGGCAGAAAGCCACTAATAGCGGCTCAAATCTTATGTAAAGGTCTGGCAGGACGTCAGATCTTCACCTACTTTTGTGACGACGTTTTTAGCTCGTTTTGTTCTATTGGTAACGTCGTTTTTGCAGCCGGAGCATTAATCAGTTTTCCAGATTTCTGAATCAATTTTTTCTTAACTTTGTCTAATCTAATGACATAACCATTACCACCAATTCCGCTAAATACTTCATCGGCAAAAACAATAATATTGTCCGTATAAAAGGCAACAGCCTCTTTTTGAGTCACGATACCAAGATCAATTTGGTACACGTCCCCAGAGAAAAAATCATCTCCCTGCCAGTTCTCAAACAACCATAAGCGCTCTGAATCAAGCAGCACTAATTTACTTCTATCGGGGCTTAGCGCTGCCGATGTAACCCAGCATAGTTCTTTAATGGTAGCGCATGTCGAAAATTCATTGATGTATTGCGCGGTAAAATTTGCCGCATAATCACCTATTCGATAAAGCCGCGTTTTACCATCAAACGGGCTAGAACGGTTTTTAGTGAA
This genomic interval carries:
- a CDS encoding DMT family transporter, which produces MSAQHKPMLLAMILLGMSLIPVGDSAGKLLTEMDVSPVFVAWSRLLVGFLFILPFSGLVRSEIKQLYNWRMLLRAGLFTSAIFCMISALKTEPIANVFGIFFIGPIVAYFLAAAVLKERITLLRSVLLFIGFAGVLLVVKPGVGITSGMLFALVAGVCYGCMLVANRWLAGFFRPRLILLSTLLAGSIALTPAGIESIPQTIDSRIIWLVLVSSIASALGNLIIIEANRRLDANIVAPFVYSQLVAAAILGVFLFNEWPDAYSLIGLAIIFTSGILSFVLSNRKTKIALK
- a CDS encoding 2-hydroxychromene-2-carboxylate isomerase, yielding MKRRQLDFYFDYLSPYAYFSWRWVQPLCEKYGLTLNAHPVVFGKLLDHWGQLGPAEVPPKKTALYKYCYRYAQLNGFDFDPPRNHPYNPLPALRLSLPSVAGDAQHPIISAIFEAGWSRGIDLASEEDLAKVLDSLGLNSTKMLRAVKTDDVKNQLQQETTQAIAQGVFGVPTFIVDDELFWGNDQQEHLEIYLQGNDPLNPAKVDEMLARHRGIDRKTFVQRCKPSKN
- a CDS encoding MarR family winged helix-turn-helix transcriptional regulator — translated: MNKLINQQLLERLASLLRSESRGMLLEHGLQPVQFEALQYIANCNRYSDTPMAVTEFLGQTKGTVSQTLKVLEKKALIEKLTDEKDKRVTHLKITEVGRAITQQMLPSPILKTASDLMSTDEVAMINSSLQTLLYQLQNANDFKPFGQCASCVHNTNQASGEYLCGLTQELLTPNDVQLICREHQYS
- a CDS encoding redoxin family protein — protein: MQNVITYGQAPELEILTWLNTETPLCLSNLRGKVVVIHAFQMLCPACVVHGIPQASAIHELYSHDDVQLIGLHTVFEHHDIMTVEALEVFASEYQLTFPIAVDAPSNTGAIPKTMAAYYMQGTPTLIVIDQQGQIRLNHFGRLSDMQVGNFIGQIICEE
- a CDS encoding DUF2149 domain-containing protein — its product is MKQPENKKPLPWQSGRFSEGDNDPLTGFANIMDVMLVFALGLMLALVSQSKEMRQHFKLDGKTEVTEGRELVEAPDAIEEMINGKANGMESLGQVYRDPKTGKLILVGGQ
- a CDS encoding MotA/TolQ/ExbB proton channel family protein, producing MVHGIVLGALHQFVDLLLYPVLAALALAVMMTLWELGLMIAERFITLSLYAKGCDQRFGHYANRRLERTDLLARGGPILGLMGTLIPLGPGLTALSAGDIDILATALTVAFDTTVVGLLVGLFAYCISRIRRRWYEHTWAQLTQSSHHEAA